The sequence GGTTAACTTATCAGAGAAGTTTTTGGCTATAAAAACTGCTATGGCTAAGGCTGAATTCACTGATGTGAGTTTGCCTCAAAACTTCAAATCAGAATATGAAAAGTACATTGCTAATAATAAAGCTAATGGTTATTCAGAGGTCGAATGGGCGGAATTTTCTACAAAGATTATAACTTCTACGGGGAAATCCATATTTTTAACCAATTATTGGTTTTATATAGCACTTGAATTAGCTGGATATTTAGAAGGCTTAAATAAGCAAAAAGAACTGTTTGAAAATATATTTAAAGGTGAAGTTCTGAATGAGGTAGCGACTACACTAAGAAAAGAAATTAGCAATGATAACGAGACTCGTATCAAGAGGTACCTTGAAACTAACGGGTTTTCACACCAAGACTACGACTATTTTTCTTCCTTTATTTCTGATTATGATAGCTGGGGAGGTGGTAAAACGATTGACCGTGGCGATTTTTATGTCTCTCCTCTTCTGAAAGCAGGTAACCTTTTAGCTGAAACTCAAGGAGCTGTAGCTGAACTAGCTAAGCAATTTTCAGAAGAGGTAACCTTAAGGAATCTATTTCATCCTGAATTTGTTACAAAAAAGGTTAAAGAAGCAGACAGTCATAAAACTAGCCACATTTTGGAAGAGTCTTCACGATCTCAGTTTGTTTTTAGCTTAATCTCATTTTTAATTAAAGAAAAAAAGCAAACGCCCTTGTTTGAATGCTTGATTGAAAAAAGTAGTGAACATGGTAATTATAACCTTGAGTATGAAGCTCATCGTTTAACTACTTTTTTCAAAATATCTGATAAAGAGATTGAAATTCAAGGCTTAACAAGTGGTGAAAAAATTAGATTTTTTAAAGAGCCATTTCTCGTTGGATCTCAATACCACTATCTATCGAATCAATGGACTGATGGCACCTCATCAAGATTAGATATTCAAACGTTATGCTCAATTTTTAATAGTATATATACAGAATATCAGATTCTTTCGTTAGATGGATTATATGTGCTAACGTCTGCAAAAAAAGTGGCAGAATTAGGGCTATCTAAACCATTTTTATTATTAGCCGGTATCTCTGGTACAGGTAAAACTCGCTTTGTTAAAAAGCAAGCTGAATGTCGTGGTGAGGTAACCTATTGTTTAACTTCTGTTCGCCCTGATTGGCATGAGCCTTCTGATTTGTTGGGTTATGTATCACGCTTAAGTGGACAAGCTGAATATGTAGTTACTGATGTACTTGCCTTTATTGTTAAAGCTTGGCTTGAAATAGAAAAGTTTGGTATTACCCTCAATGGTAATTTAGCGACAGGTAATCAAGATCAACAACAGCAAGTTAGAACTTTTTGGCTTTGTTTAGATGAGATGAATTTAGCACCTGTTGAGCAGTATTTTGCTGATTATCTTTCAGTGCTAGAAACACGTGAGTGGCTTTGGGAAAATAACGAATTTGAATACAAGTGTGAACCTCTCTTAAAGCCATCACTTTTTGATAGTATTGACCAAGATAAGCTCAAAAAAACGCTAGGATTAGCGGATCATGATGATCTGTGGCAGCACTTTGTTACAAATGGCATAAGCATTCCGTTCAACTTGATTGTAGCCGGCACTGTAAATATGGATGAAACCACACATGGCTTTTCTCGTAAGGTAATTGACCGCGCATTAACTTTCGATTTTGGTGAGTTTTTTCCTAATGACTTAGACGAGTTTTTCAAACCGACTAAAGAGCCTAAAGTACTTAGTTACCCGGTATGGTCTGATGGACGTAATACCGTCGAATTAAATGATACTTTCGATTCAGAGGGCTCTTTATCCATTGAATTATTAAAAAGTATTAATGCTATTTTAATTAACACCCCATTTAAATTAGCCTACCGTGCCCTGAATGAATTGTTGCTAAGTGTGATGACCAATAAGCCAACGACTGAAATTGAGTTACAAGCTGTATGGGATGACTTTTTAATGTGTAAGGTGTTGCCACGTATTGAAGGCGACATTGATAAGCTGACCAAAGGTGGTGAAAATACGCATATTATTGAACAGCTCAATGTAGTGTTAAGTAAACAACTGAACAATATTTGGGATGGTAAAATTCGCCCAGATCTTTATCGAAAATATCTTGATAAAGAGGAGGCTATTGACATTGAATGTCGCAGCAAAGCTAAACTTAAGTGGATGAGTGGACAGTTAGATAATGGATTCACCAGTTTCTGGCCCTAAAAAGAGTAGGTAGAAAGGATGCAAGAGCTTATCTGTATAGAGACTTCCGATTGGGAGTTGACTATAAGTTGTCAAAATTTAGACATACGACAGAAAACTTATTTCGAAATGTTAAAGCGCAGAGGGGATAAACATATCCCTAATGCTCTGTACTTCAAGCCTGAAATAAATTTACAAAGTGTAAGACCTAATAGTATTTTTATTCAAGAAAGTGAAAATATTGCCACCCCTCTAGTTGAAGAGCTGTCGTTACCTCGACCAATATTTTTTGAAAATACGCAATATCAATTTGAGTGGGTATTTTTCAATGATAACGTTGACCAAGCCTCTATTGCACATCCGTTAAAAACCATAGCAAACTCTTTTCGCTTTGCGGCAAAGCGAAAACACAGTGCAGCCAGTTTAATAGGTACCATTAATACCGGTAACGATATAGGCAAGTTAAGTTTGCCATTAACCTACCAAGTTGAAAGCGAAACAAAATCAGCGCACCTTATATTAGAAGTGCTACCGACTAAAATGCAATTACATAGCGATTTACCCGCAATGTATCGGTGTATAGATAAGTCTTTTCCATTGTGGCGCTTTAGCTTAGCTGAAAAAACAGAACAAGATGCAGCCAAAAGCCAGCATAGAGGTAATTTTCCATTGTTGTGGTTGGCGCAATTTAAAGTGCTACGCGAGCAACTAGAATCTGCTTTAAAGGTAATTTCAAATTCACCCCATAGCCGCTTAAAGCGTCAAGAAAGCCATATAAAAGCCGACAGATTAAAAGGGAAGTTAGGTAATAAATTAGCTGAGCGAGTAAGGGAAGACATTAAGAATAAGCAATATGATAAACGTTATCAGCAAGATAAAAAATATTTAAGCGTAGATACCCCTGAAAACCGTTTTATTAAAATGGTGGTGATAAAATGCAAGCAGCAATTAGAGCAATTAACACAGAAGTTAGAGAAAAAAAATAATGAAAGCAGAGACACTAGTCAACGCCTATCCGTGCACTTTATAACCGAACTTAGAGATTGGCAAAAGCCTCTTGCAAGAGTACAAAAGCAAAGTTTTCTAAAAGAAGTTGGTGAGTACGTTGGCTTACATCGCGAGTCCTTGGTATTGCAACAAAAAACGGGATATAGCGCGGTCTATAAAACGTGGCAAGAGCTTAAATATTATTTAGATATTTTTTCTCGGCATTCAACTATATCAATGAAGTCTGTTGCTGAAACTTACGAAGTTTGGTGTTTTTTAACCGTGAGGCAGATGTTAATTACGAACCTTGGTTTTGAAGAGGTCCAAAGTGAAAAATCAAAACTGAAATTGAATGATTATTTTGAGTTGCAGCTTGAAGATGGCTTAAGTGGAGCTGGGGCTTTTACCTTTAAACGTACTGACGGCTTAAAAGCTCGTTTAGCTCACGAGCCTATTTTTCGGAAAAATGGTAAAAATATCCGTTCATTTGGGGTGACTCAAAAACCTGATATATTACTTGAAATAACCTTTCCTGATGGTAAAAAGTGTATTTGGTTGTTTGATGCCAAGTATCGTATTAAGACCATAAATAACCGTTATGATGATGATGATATTGAACGTAAGGATTTTGTTCCTGATGACGCCATTAATCAGATGCATCGCTACCGTGATGCGTTAATCCATATTAATTTGGCAGATGAAAAAACAACTAAGAGTCGACCTGTTTTTGGTGCTTTTGCATTGTATCCTGGCTTTTATGATCAAAAAGTAGAGATAAACCCTTACGATGAGACAATAAAAGAAGTTGGTATTGGTGCATTTGCCTTATTACCTAGTGATAACGGCGATAATAATAATTGGCTTGAAAGTTTTCTTATTGAGCAACTAGGCTCACTAACAACCACTTTCCCAGTATCAAGTATTAGTGACTCTTTATATGTTAATGAAGCTTCACGCATCCCTTATTATGGTATGAAACAAGTTCTACACAGTGATTTAGTGTTAACAGCTAAGCTAGGCGAAAATAGAACTCATGAATATATTGAGGGTTTTAAAAGTGGCCATGCAAAATGGTATCACATGCCAATGCCTGTTTTTGATGTTCAATTCGGTCATCATATAGCTGCTGAAATTTGTTATATCGCAATAAGCTATGAAGACTCAGGCGTATTGAAGACAGACAAAGCTTACAGAGTTAGAAGTGTAAAACTTAAATCCCGTAGTGAAATTAGTGGAATTCAAGCTGGTGTTATGGAAACGCAGGTTGGAGACGATGAATA is a genomic window of Pseudoalteromonas sp. '520P1 No. 423' containing:
- a CDS encoding restriction endonuclease-like protein — encoded protein: MQELICIETSDWELTISCQNLDIRQKTYFEMLKRRGDKHIPNALYFKPEINLQSVRPNSIFIQESENIATPLVEELSLPRPIFFENTQYQFEWVFFNDNVDQASIAHPLKTIANSFRFAAKRKHSAASLIGTINTGNDIGKLSLPLTYQVESETKSAHLILEVLPTKMQLHSDLPAMYRCIDKSFPLWRFSLAEKTEQDAAKSQHRGNFPLLWLAQFKVLREQLESALKVISNSPHSRLKRQESHIKADRLKGKLGNKLAERVREDIKNKQYDKRYQQDKKYLSVDTPENRFIKMVVIKCKQQLEQLTQKLEKKNNESRDTSQRLSVHFITELRDWQKPLARVQKQSFLKEVGEYVGLHRESLVLQQKTGYSAVYKTWQELKYYLDIFSRHSTISMKSVAETYEVWCFLTVRQMLITNLGFEEVQSEKSKLKLNDYFELQLEDGLSGAGAFTFKRTDGLKARLAHEPIFRKNGKNIRSFGVTQKPDILLEITFPDGKKCIWLFDAKYRIKTINNRYDDDDIERKDFVPDDAINQMHRYRDALIHINLADEKTTKSRPVFGAFALYPGFYDQKVEINPYDETIKEVGIGAFALLPSDNGDNNNWLESFLIEQLGSLTTTFPVSSISDSLYVNEASRIPYYGMKQVLHSDLVLTAKLGENRTHEYIEGFKSGHAKWYHMPMPVFDVQFGHHIAAEICYIAISYEDSGVLKTDKAYRVRSVKLKSRSEISGIQAGVMETQVGDDEYWLFELGEVLTLPHKLINPNTGGFRQSLKLTTLPMLKCTSDFNALERVYLNCVV
- a CDS encoding McrB family protein, translating into MELVNLSEKFLAIKTAMAKAEFTDVSLPQNFKSEYEKYIANNKANGYSEVEWAEFSTKIITSTGKSIFLTNYWFYIALELAGYLEGLNKQKELFENIFKGEVLNEVATTLRKEISNDNETRIKRYLETNGFSHQDYDYFSSFISDYDSWGGGKTIDRGDFYVSPLLKAGNLLAETQGAVAELAKQFSEEVTLRNLFHPEFVTKKVKEADSHKTSHILEESSRSQFVFSLISFLIKEKKQTPLFECLIEKSSEHGNYNLEYEAHRLTTFFKISDKEIEIQGLTSGEKIRFFKEPFLVGSQYHYLSNQWTDGTSSRLDIQTLCSIFNSIYTEYQILSLDGLYVLTSAKKVAELGLSKPFLLLAGISGTGKTRFVKKQAECRGEVTYCLTSVRPDWHEPSDLLGYVSRLSGQAEYVVTDVLAFIVKAWLEIEKFGITLNGNLATGNQDQQQQVRTFWLCLDEMNLAPVEQYFADYLSVLETREWLWENNEFEYKCEPLLKPSLFDSIDQDKLKKTLGLADHDDLWQHFVTNGISIPFNLIVAGTVNMDETTHGFSRKVIDRALTFDFGEFFPNDLDEFFKPTKEPKVLSYPVWSDGRNTVELNDTFDSEGSLSIELLKSINAILINTPFKLAYRALNELLLSVMTNKPTTEIELQAVWDDFLMCKVLPRIEGDIDKLTKGGENTHIIEQLNVVLSKQLNNIWDGKIRPDLYRKYLDKEEAIDIECRSKAKLKWMSGQLDNGFTSFWP